One Actinomadura viridis genomic region harbors:
- a CDS encoding aminoacyl-tRNA deacylase — protein MKDALTIHRALLERETPHEIVRLPRSIARADDLPWALGTPPRRCLVTRVFACDDACRDRRFLTGVIMAAGDGPPPERVRSVVGARAIRPARADLVNAVTEYAADLVCPLLLPASMPLLIDRGVVDAFPADGVVYTATGEASTALGIRARDLYALSRAEPVRFFRRAEHRTPPAAAHFPASPGASPAPGPAAHGAAAARAHRHRGGARGTTPSGT, from the coding sequence ATGAAGGACGCCCTCACCATCCACCGCGCGCTCCTCGAACGCGAGACGCCGCACGAGATCGTCCGTCTGCCCCGCTCCATCGCCCGGGCCGACGACCTGCCCTGGGCGCTCGGGACCCCGCCGCGCCGGTGCCTGGTGACCCGCGTGTTCGCCTGCGACGACGCCTGCCGGGACCGGCGGTTCCTCACCGGTGTCATCATGGCCGCCGGCGACGGGCCGCCGCCCGAACGCGTCCGGTCCGTCGTCGGCGCCCGCGCGATCCGCCCGGCCCGCGCCGACCTGGTCAACGCCGTCACCGAGTACGCCGCGGACCTGGTCTGCCCGCTGCTGCTGCCCGCGAGCATGCCCCTGCTGATCGACCGGGGGGTCGTGGACGCGTTCCCCGCCGACGGCGTCGTCTACACCGCGACCGGTGAGGCTTCGACGGCGCTCGGCATCCGGGCCCGTGACCTCTACGCGCTCAGCCGTGCCGAGCCCGTCCGGTTCTTCCGGCGGGCCGAGCACCGGACGCCGCCCGCCGCCGCCCACTTCCCGGCATCCCCGGGCGCCTCCCCCGCGCCCGGCCCGGCCGCGCACGGCGCCGCCGCGGCGCGGGCGCACCGGCACCGCGGCGGCGCGCGCGGCACCACCCCGTCCGGTACCTGA
- a CDS encoding CCA tRNA nucleotidyltransferase gives MAVPNHKVTPEQSQPTPAQRVAITELLRRIAPVADDLGARFAAAGHELALVGGPVRDALLRRPGKDVDLTTDAPPDRVLELIDGWADAVWTIGIEFGTVGLRKDGHELEITTYRSESYDPRSRKPQVAYGTSLHEDLRRRDFAVNAMAARLPGHEFVDPFGGLSDLRDRVLRTPGRPEDSFGDDPLRMLRAARFASQLGFTVAPDVVAAMTDMAGRIEIVSAERIRDELSKLLCGAHPREGLALLVDTGLAGYVLPELPKLRLEIDEHHRHKDVYEHSLIVLEQAIAQEEDGPDLILRLAALLHDIGKPRTRRFEPGGRVSFHHHEVVGAKMTRKRLTELRYPKDVVAAVSRLVELHLRFHGYGTGEWTDSAVRRYVRDAGPLLSRLHKLTRADCTTRNRRKADRLRRTYDDLETRIERLAEEEELAAMRPEIDGNEIQEILGITPGPLVGRAYKFLLDLRLDRGIIGRDAAAAELRRWGVEQGILDEAAGAGTAADATGAGTDGAGTDGAGTDGAGTDGAGTDGAGTDGAEADTEGADGAGGAGPGSGDGGVRGEAS, from the coding sequence ATGGCCGTGCCCAATCACAAAGTGACCCCAGAGCAGTCGCAGCCGACGCCGGCGCAGCGCGTCGCCATCACCGAGCTGCTGCGCCGGATCGCGCCCGTCGCGGACGACCTCGGTGCCCGGTTCGCGGCGGCGGGGCACGAGCTGGCACTGGTGGGCGGCCCGGTCCGGGACGCGCTGCTGCGCCGGCCCGGCAAGGACGTCGACCTCACCACCGACGCCCCGCCGGACCGGGTCCTGGAGCTCATCGACGGCTGGGCCGACGCGGTCTGGACGATCGGGATCGAGTTCGGCACGGTCGGCCTGCGCAAGGACGGCCACGAGCTGGAGATCACCACCTACCGCAGCGAGTCGTACGACCCCAGGTCGCGTAAGCCGCAGGTGGCGTACGGCACGTCCCTGCACGAGGACCTGCGGCGCCGCGACTTCGCCGTGAACGCGATGGCGGCCCGGCTGCCCGGCCACGAGTTCGTCGACCCGTTCGGCGGCCTGTCCGACCTGCGCGACAGGGTGCTGCGCACGCCCGGCCGTCCGGAGGACTCGTTCGGCGACGACCCGCTGCGGATGCTGCGGGCGGCGCGCTTCGCCTCCCAGCTCGGGTTCACCGTCGCGCCGGACGTCGTCGCCGCGATGACGGACATGGCCGGCCGGATCGAGATCGTCTCGGCCGAGCGGATCCGCGACGAGCTGTCCAAGCTCCTCTGCGGCGCCCACCCCCGGGAGGGCCTGGCGCTGCTGGTCGACACCGGGCTGGCCGGGTACGTGCTGCCGGAGCTGCCGAAACTGCGGCTGGAGATCGACGAGCACCACCGGCACAAGGACGTCTACGAGCACTCGCTGATCGTGCTGGAGCAGGCGATCGCGCAGGAGGAGGACGGGCCCGACCTGATCCTGCGCCTGGCGGCGCTGCTGCACGACATCGGCAAGCCCAGGACCCGCCGGTTCGAGCCGGGCGGGCGGGTGTCGTTCCACCACCACGAGGTGGTCGGGGCCAAGATGACCCGCAAGCGGCTCACCGAGCTGCGCTACCCCAAGGACGTCGTCGCCGCGGTGTCCCGCCTGGTGGAGCTGCACCTGCGCTTCCACGGGTACGGCACCGGCGAGTGGACGGACTCGGCGGTGCGCCGGTACGTCCGGGACGCGGGGCCGCTGCTGTCGCGGCTGCACAAGCTCACCCGGGCCGACTGCACCACGCGCAACAGGCGCAAGGCGGACCGGCTCCGCCGCACCTACGACGACCTGGAGACGCGCATCGAGCGGCTGGCCGAGGAGGAGGAGCTCGCCGCGATGCGCCCCGAGATCGACGGGAACGAGATCCAGGAGATCCTCGGCATCACGCCCGGACCGCTGGTGGGCCGGGCCTACAAGTTCCTGCTGGACCTGCGGCTGGACCGCGGGATCATCGGCCGGGACGCCGCGGCGGCCGAGCTGCGCCGCTGGGGCGTCGAGCAGGGCATCCTCGACGAGGCCGCCGGGGCGGGCACCGCCGCTGACGCGACCGGCGCGGGCACGGACGGCGCGGGCACGGACGGCGCGGGCACGGACGGCGCGGGCACGGACGGCGCGGGCACGGACGGCGCGGGCACGGACGGCGCGGAGGCGGACACGGAGGGCGCGGACGGCGCCGGCGGCGCGGGGCCCGGCAGCGGCGACGGCGGCGTGCGCGGTGAGGCGTCGTGA
- the bioA gene encoding adenosylmethionine--8-amino-7-oxononanoate transaminase: MIELRLGRMSPSETERLLAFDRDHIWHPYAPMPATAPVHPVVSAAGVRLTLADGTELIDGMSSWWAAVHGYDHPALNAAVTGQLGKMAHVMFGGLTHPPAVRLAEHLVELSPEPLTKVFFADSGSVAVEVAIKMALQYWRSQGRPERHRLLTVRGGYHGDTFGDMAVCDPVNGMHHLFSDVLARHVFAPPPPLGYAAEPDEAYLAELAKLAAAHAHELAGIIVEPIVQGAGGMRFYAPEYLRALRELADEHGLLLILDEIATGFGRTGELWGCDHAEIAPDIMCLGKALTGGYMTMAATLCTDRVAHGISSGEAGALMHGPTYMANPLACAVASASIELLLSRDWREEVDTIEAILTAGLDGARDLPGVADVRVLGAIGVIEAREPVDVTTVQEVAMDHGVWLRPFGKLIYAMPPYVCTEDETEHIADAMYAAAESL, from the coding sequence GTGATCGAGCTGCGGCTGGGCCGGATGAGCCCGAGCGAGACCGAGCGGCTGCTGGCCTTCGACCGCGACCACATCTGGCACCCGTACGCGCCGATGCCCGCGACGGCGCCCGTGCACCCGGTGGTGTCGGCGGCGGGTGTCCGGCTGACCCTGGCCGACGGCACCGAACTGATCGACGGCATGTCCTCGTGGTGGGCCGCCGTCCACGGCTACGACCACCCCGCGCTGAACGCGGCGGTGACCGGCCAGCTCGGGAAGATGGCGCACGTCATGTTCGGCGGGCTCACCCATCCGCCCGCGGTGCGGCTGGCCGAGCACCTGGTCGAGCTGTCCCCCGAGCCTCTGACCAAGGTGTTCTTCGCCGACTCCGGGTCGGTGGCGGTCGAGGTCGCGATCAAGATGGCGCTGCAGTACTGGCGCTCCCAGGGCCGTCCCGAACGCCACCGCCTCCTCACCGTCCGCGGCGGCTACCACGGCGACACCTTCGGCGACATGGCCGTGTGCGACCCGGTGAACGGCATGCACCACCTGTTCTCGGACGTGCTGGCGCGGCACGTGTTCGCCCCGCCGCCCCCGCTGGGCTACGCCGCCGAGCCCGACGAGGCGTACCTGGCCGAGCTGGCGAAGCTGGCCGCCGCGCACGCGCACGAGCTGGCCGGGATCATCGTGGAGCCGATCGTCCAGGGTGCGGGCGGGATGCGCTTCTACGCCCCCGAATACCTGCGCGCCCTGCGCGAGCTGGCCGACGAGCACGGGCTGCTGCTGATCCTGGACGAGATCGCCACCGGCTTCGGCCGGACCGGCGAGCTGTGGGGCTGCGACCACGCCGAGATCGCGCCGGACATCATGTGTCTCGGCAAGGCCCTCACCGGCGGCTACATGACGATGGCCGCGACGCTGTGCACCGACCGGGTGGCGCACGGGATCTCCTCCGGCGAGGCCGGGGCGCTCATGCACGGCCCCACGTACATGGCCAACCCCCTGGCGTGCGCGGTCGCGAGCGCGTCGATCGAGCTGCTGCTGTCGCGCGACTGGCGGGAGGAGGTCGACACCATCGAGGCGATCCTCACCGCGGGCCTCGACGGCGCCCGCGACCTCCCGGGGGTGGCCGACGTCCGGGTGCTCGGCGCGATCGGCGTGATCGAGGCGCGCGAACCGGTCGACGTCACCACCGTCCAGGAGGTCGCCATGGACCACGGTGTGTGGCTGCGCCCCTTCGGGAAGCTCATCTACGCGATGCCGCCGTACGTCTGCACCGAGGACGAGACCGAGCACATCGCCGACGCGATGTACGCCGCCGCCGAGTCCCTCTGA
- a CDS encoding MFS transporter, with product MRASELREILRGRDFRRLYATRLTSQLTDGVFQVALAGYVFFSPERQTSAGKAAAAFAITLLPYSALGPFAGVFIDRWRRRQILVWTPILRAALIVLVAALVAAGQDGAVFFTVVLVVLGANRFFLAALSAGLPHVVRREHLVTANAFAVTSGTIIAFGGAGVGYLLRRLFGAGQGGTALILLVTVGLFTLAGLTATRLPRRVLGPHLDEAPFSPLERAPDEDGALRTRHATSQPPGKDAGKGGGVDGGDGDAGGDGREGTPRTREALGTVLYGLADGARHIVHNRQAALGLAAMAFHRFLYGVVLIMTLLLCRNHFTTEADRGLTIFALMLGVSGAGYFAAALITPVVVRRITKQAWITVLLGAAAVSLLLLGTPFAQTAWAAGAFALGVVSQGVKLCVDTILQESIEDAYRGRVFAVYDMLFNATFAAAAAVAAAWLPLDGVSYATLVAVVGAYGIGAVLYWSSASRPFRTAPVG from the coding sequence GTGAGGGCGAGCGAACTGCGGGAGATCCTGCGCGGCCGGGACTTCCGCCGCCTGTACGCGACCCGGCTGACCTCGCAGCTCACCGACGGTGTCTTCCAGGTGGCGCTCGCGGGATACGTCTTCTTCTCGCCGGAACGGCAGACCTCGGCGGGCAAGGCCGCGGCGGCGTTCGCGATCACGCTGCTGCCCTATTCGGCGCTGGGCCCGTTCGCCGGTGTCTTCATCGACCGGTGGCGGCGGCGGCAGATCCTGGTGTGGACGCCGATCCTGCGCGCCGCGCTGATCGTCCTGGTCGCCGCCCTCGTCGCGGCCGGTCAGGACGGCGCGGTGTTCTTCACCGTCGTGCTGGTGGTGCTCGGCGCGAACCGGTTCTTCCTGGCGGCGCTGTCGGCCGGGCTGCCGCACGTGGTGCGCCGGGAGCACCTGGTGACGGCCAACGCGTTCGCCGTCACCTCGGGCACGATCATCGCGTTCGGCGGCGCCGGCGTGGGATACCTGCTGCGGCGGCTGTTCGGCGCGGGGCAGGGCGGGACGGCGCTGATCCTGCTCGTCACGGTCGGGCTGTTCACGCTCGCCGGGCTGACCGCGACACGGCTGCCGCGCCGCGTCCTGGGCCCCCATCTGGACGAGGCCCCGTTCTCCCCGCTGGAGCGGGCCCCCGATGAGGACGGCGCCCTCCGGACGCGCCACGCCACGTCTCAGCCCCCCGGCAAGGACGCCGGTAAGGGCGGCGGAGTGGACGGCGGGGACGGAGACGCCGGCGGCGACGGCAGGGAGGGGACGCCGCGTACGCGCGAGGCCCTGGGCACGGTCCTGTACGGCCTGGCCGACGGCGCCCGCCACATCGTCCACAACCGCCAGGCCGCCTTGGGGCTGGCCGCGATGGCGTTCCACCGGTTCCTGTACGGCGTCGTCCTCATCATGACGCTGCTGCTGTGCCGCAACCACTTCACCACCGAAGCCGACCGGGGCCTGACCATCTTCGCGCTGATGCTGGGCGTCTCCGGCGCGGGCTACTTCGCCGCCGCGCTGATCACCCCCGTGGTCGTCCGGCGGATCACCAAGCAGGCGTGGATCACGGTGCTGCTGGGCGCCGCCGCGGTGTCGCTGCTGCTCCTCGGGACGCCGTTCGCCCAGACGGCGTGGGCGGCCGGGGCGTTCGCCCTGGGGGTGGTGTCCCAGGGCGTGAAGCTGTGCGTCGACACGATCCTCCAGGAGTCGATCGAGGACGCCTACCGGGGCCGGGTGTTCGCCGTCTACGACATGCTCTTCAACGCCACGTTCGCCGCCGCGGCGGCCGTGGCCGCCGCCTGGCTCCCCCTCGACGGCGTCTCCTACGCCACCCTGGTCGCCGTGGTCGGCGCGTACGGGATCGGCGCGGTGCTCTACTGGAGCTCGGCCTCACGCCCGTTCCGGACGGCCCCGGTCGGCTGA
- a CDS encoding ABC transporter substrate-binding protein, which produces MAGETFRVTAGLAGLALGLTACGGGKQPAGIPTGPPREGGTLRIIGSSDVEHLDTASGNSVGAYGLTRTFARPLFGTKASNDFDETVPLQPDMAAEIPTRENGGVSKDGRTYTVRLREGVRWNTRPPRPVTAGDFIRGFKRLCNPAAPSSGKGYYISTIKGMDDYCDGFGEVDAKSAEAIAAYQNEHDIEGLTAEDDHTLVFRLDRPASDFLNLLALQFTAAAPQEYDRYVPDSAEFRRNTVSDGPYQITEYRPSGSYVLSRNPVWRRDTDPLRGRYVDRIQITLGQDSPQVVQQQLEAGTADLAWDHPVPTSAIPRLRRARDPRFAIRDTPSNSPYVVFNTRSPSNGGALGEVRVRRALQYAVDRTALIKIVGGPEVAEPLHTVIPPGNSGYAPANPYPTAGEAGDPARCRRLLAEAGHPDGLELNFPYRTNSVHKLIAESLAANLKDCGVSTRLTPDAGGTFYGKTISSPDKAAQGAWDIAAPGWTPDWYGNNGRSIIQPLFDGRTYGPGSTNYGGYDDFQVNGLIDAALTAPDPSRAAGYWQMADKKIMEDAAIVPLLNRSHPIFHSSRVGGALFLPTTAGYDYTRIWLAGG; this is translated from the coding sequence ATGGCAGGCGAGACGTTCAGGGTGACGGCCGGGCTCGCCGGGCTCGCGCTCGGCCTCACCGCGTGCGGCGGCGGGAAGCAGCCGGCCGGGATCCCCACCGGACCGCCCCGGGAGGGCGGCACGCTCCGGATCATCGGGTCGTCCGACGTCGAGCACCTCGACACCGCCAGCGGCAACAGCGTCGGCGCCTACGGGCTCACCCGGACCTTCGCCCGCCCCCTCTTCGGGACCAAGGCGTCCAACGACTTCGACGAGACCGTCCCCCTCCAGCCGGACATGGCGGCGGAGATCCCCACCCGAGAGAACGGCGGTGTCAGCAAGGACGGCCGCACGTACACGGTGCGGCTGCGCGAGGGCGTCCGGTGGAACACCCGGCCGCCCCGCCCGGTCACCGCCGGCGACTTCATCCGCGGGTTCAAGCGGCTGTGCAACCCCGCCGCCCCCTCCAGCGGCAAGGGCTACTACATCTCCACGATCAAGGGGATGGACGACTACTGCGACGGGTTCGGCGAGGTCGACGCCAAGAGCGCCGAGGCCATCGCCGCCTACCAGAACGAGCACGACATCGAGGGGCTCACGGCCGAGGACGACCACACCCTGGTCTTCCGGCTGGACCGCCCGGCCAGCGACTTCCTCAACCTGCTCGCCCTGCAGTTCACGGCCGCCGCGCCCCAGGAGTACGACCGGTACGTGCCCGACAGCGCCGAGTTCCGGCGCAACACCGTCTCCGACGGGCCGTACCAGATCACCGAGTACCGGCCCAGCGGCTCCTACGTGCTGAGCCGCAACCCCGTCTGGCGGCGCGACACCGACCCGCTGCGCGGCCGGTACGTCGACCGGATCCAGATCACCCTCGGCCAGGACTCGCCCCAGGTCGTCCAGCAGCAGCTGGAGGCGGGCACGGCGGACCTGGCCTGGGACCACCCGGTGCCGACGTCGGCGATCCCGCGGCTGCGCCGCGCCCGCGACCCGCGCTTCGCGATCCGGGACACGCCCAGCAACAGCCCGTACGTGGTCTTCAACACGCGCAGCCCGAGTAACGGGGGCGCGCTGGGCGAGGTGCGGGTGCGGCGGGCCCTCCAGTACGCCGTCGACCGCACCGCCCTCATCAAGATCGTCGGCGGTCCCGAGGTGGCCGAGCCGCTGCACACCGTCATCCCGCCGGGCAACTCCGGTTACGCCCCGGCCAACCCCTACCCGACCGCGGGCGAGGCCGGCGACCCGGCCCGCTGCCGCCGGCTGCTCGCCGAGGCCGGCCACCCGGACGGCCTGGAGCTGAACTTCCCGTACCGCACCAACAGCGTCCACAAGCTCATCGCCGAGTCCCTCGCCGCCAACCTGAAGGACTGCGGCGTCAGCACCCGGCTGACCCCCGACGCGGGCGGCACCTTCTACGGCAAGACGATCTCGTCTCCGGACAAGGCCGCCCAGGGCGCCTGGGACATCGCCGCCCCGGGCTGGACGCCCGACTGGTACGGCAACAACGGCCGCTCGATCATCCAGCCGCTCTTCGACGGCCGCACCTACGGGCCCGGCTCCACCAACTACGGCGGCTATGACGACTTCCAGGTCAACGGGCTGATCGACGCCGCCCTCACCGCGCCCGACCCGTCCCGTGCCGCGGGTTACTGGCAGATGGCGGACAAGAAGATCATGGAGGACGCGGCGATCGTCCCGCTGCTGAACCGCAGCCATCCGATCTTCCATTCCTCCCGGGTGGGCGGCGCCCTCTTCCTCCCCACCACCGCCGGCTATGACTACACCCGGATCTGGCTGGCCGGCGGCTGA
- a CDS encoding inositol-3-phosphate synthase gives MGSVRVAIVGVGNCAASLVQGVEYYKDADPETRVPGLMHVQFGDYHVGDVEFVAAFDVDAKKVGMDLSEAIVASENNTIKICDVPPTGVTVQRGHTFDGLGEFYRQMVEESGAEPVDVVRALKDAQVDVLVSYLPVGSEEADRFYAQCALDAGVAFVNALPVFIASDPEWARKFTEAGVPIVGDDIKSQVGATITHRVMAKLFEDRGVELLRTYQLNFGGNMDFMNMLERKRLQSKKISKTQSVTSQIPHEMAKADVHIGPSDHVPWLDDRKWAYVRLEGKSFGDTPLNLEYKLEVWDSPNSAGVIIDAVRAAKIAKDRGIGGPILSASSYFMKSPPEQYNDDEAREAVERFIRGEVER, from the coding sequence ATGGGTTCGGTGCGCGTCGCCATCGTCGGTGTGGGCAACTGCGCCGCTTCGCTCGTCCAGGGCGTCGAGTACTACAAGGACGCCGACCCGGAGACGCGCGTCCCCGGGCTGATGCACGTCCAGTTCGGCGACTACCACGTCGGTGACGTGGAGTTCGTCGCGGCGTTCGACGTGGACGCGAAGAAGGTCGGCATGGACCTGTCCGAGGCCATCGTCGCCAGCGAGAACAACACCATCAAGATCTGCGACGTCCCGCCGACCGGCGTGACCGTCCAGCGCGGCCACACCTTCGACGGCCTGGGCGAGTTCTACCGCCAGATGGTCGAGGAGTCGGGCGCCGAGCCGGTGGACGTGGTGCGCGCGCTCAAGGACGCCCAGGTGGACGTGCTGGTGTCCTACCTCCCCGTGGGCTCGGAGGAGGCCGACCGGTTCTACGCCCAGTGCGCCCTGGACGCGGGCGTGGCCTTCGTCAACGCGCTGCCGGTGTTCATCGCCTCCGACCCCGAGTGGGCCCGGAAGTTCACCGAGGCCGGCGTGCCGATCGTCGGTGACGACATCAAGTCCCAGGTCGGCGCGACCATCACCCACCGGGTCATGGCCAAGCTGTTCGAGGACCGCGGGGTCGAGCTGCTGCGCACCTACCAGCTCAACTTCGGCGGCAACATGGACTTCATGAACATGCTGGAGCGCAAGCGCCTCCAGTCCAAGAAGATCTCCAAGACGCAGTCGGTCACCTCCCAGATCCCGCACGAGATGGCCAAGGCCGACGTGCACATCGGCCCGTCCGACCACGTGCCGTGGCTGGACGACCGCAAGTGGGCCTACGTCCGCCTGGAGGGCAAGTCCTTCGGCGACACCCCGCTCAACCTGGAGTACAAGCTGGAGGTCTGGGACTCGCCCAACTCCGCCGGCGTCATCATCGACGCGGTCCGGGCGGCGAAGATCGCCAAGGACCGCGGCATCGGCGGGCCGATCCTGTCGGCCAGCTCCTACTTCATGAAGTCGCCGCCCGAGCAGTACAACGACGACGAGGCCCGGGAGGCCGTGGAGAGGTTCATCCGCGGCGAGGTCGAGCGCTGA
- a CDS encoding DUF5318 family protein: protein MGPRLVVDYCLAKRAVLAGLRSGHLSRDDACDAHPYLLRAAKYHGEPTQRRCPVCGKHRLTHVTYVYGDELGRYAGRVKVTAELADMAREYGEFRVFVVEVCQGCAWNHLTVSYVLGHGDEPRSQRG from the coding sequence ATGGGGCCGAGGCTGGTCGTCGACTACTGCTTGGCGAAACGGGCGGTCCTGGCCGGGCTGCGGTCGGGCCATCTGTCCCGCGACGACGCCTGCGACGCCCACCCCTACCTGCTGCGCGCCGCCAAATACCACGGTGAGCCGACCCAGCGGCGATGCCCGGTCTGCGGTAAGCACCGGCTGACGCATGTGACCTATGTCTATGGCGATGAGCTGGGGCGTTACGCCGGACGTGTCAAGGTCACCGCTGAACTTGCGGATATGGCGCGTGAATACGGAGAATTCAGGGTCTTTGTGGTCGAAGTGTGCCAAGGTTGCGCTTGGAACCACCTGACGGTGTCGTACGTTCTCGGCCACGGTGACGAGCCCCGCAGCCAGCGCGGGTAA